A segment of the Strix uralensis isolate ZFMK-TIS-50842 chromosome 23, bStrUra1, whole genome shotgun sequence genome:
agcgatggcagcaccggcaccaccagcaccagctccaccagcacctgcaccagcagcaccagctccaccagcgcTGCCACAAGCACCAGCTCCActggcagctccaccagcacctgcaccagcagcaccagctccactcgcagcaccagctccaccagtgccaccagcaccagcccactggcacagcactggcagcaccaccCCTTGTTCTGGGGGCCGTGCGCTGACATCATAAAGGGCTCAATGGGGGCTGGGAGTGTCCCGGGTGCTCAGAACCTCTCTGCGTGTACACAGGCCACGTTGCCAAGGGAAACAGCCCCTGGCGCACTGTCTCCAGGGGCACAGGGTTGCCCAAGGCCACCTCTCCAaggctcccacctccctgcacgCTCTGTGGACCCCTGTCCTCCTCTTGCCTGCAAGGCTCGCCGGCGTGGGAGACAGACGGGCTCGGCAGAGCAGGCTCTCGCCAGCAAGGCTCCCTGCAAGCACAAGAGGCGGTGGCtggacacccccatgtcccttttCGTGCTTCCTGGGTTCTCAGCCTGACTTTTGGGACACCCTGGACCCCTTGGTGTGCCTCTCTCTGCATTCCTGGAGCCCTGGCTGTCGCTTTAAGGGCACCCCAAGTCCCCAGGCTCCATTTTGGGAAGGagaagtgcagtgaagacaggctggagtgtctttgtgttagaatcagggggaaggccaacagggcagatgttgtagtaggagtctactataggccacccacccaggacagagaggtggatgaaatattctataggcacttgggtgaaatctcacgatcgcttgcccttgttctcgtgggggacttcaacttcccagacatctgctggaaatacaacacagcagagcgggaccagtcccgaagattcctggaacgtgtgggggacaacttcctaacacagctggtgagagaaccaaccagagaaggtgccctgctggatctcctccttgtgaacagagaaggactggtggatgatgtggcggctggaggacgactagggcacagcgatcatgcaataatagagttctctattcttagagagaccaggaaagggctaagcaggactgacatcctggacttccaaagggctgactttgtcttgtttaggcaccagcttgacaggatcccttgggagatggtcctgaagggtataggggtccaggaaggctgggcgctctttaagaaggaagtgtttatggctcaggagcaggcagtccccaggtgctctaagaggagcaggcggcagagaagaccaccctggctgaacagggagctttggctgcaactcaaggagaaaaggagagtttacagcctttggaggaagggactggccactcacagtgattacaaagaggctgtgaggctatgcagggcagaaatcaggaggtccaaagcccagctggaaattaatctggcttcagcaatcaaagataacaagaaatgtttctataagtatgtcaatagcaaaagaaagaccagggagagtctccaccccctgctggatgctgaaggaaacttggtagcaagtgatgaggggaaggctgaggtccttaatgccttctttgcctcagtctttaataacaagactagttgtattgagggaatccagccccctcagccagatgatagagactgggagaacgacccccccgcaatccaggagagagtcagtgacctgctacatcacatggacacacacaagtctgtgggaccggacgggatacacccgagggtgctgaaggagctggctgggtgctcggCCAACTGGgggagcttcaataaggccaaatgctgggtgctgcccttgggccacaacaacccccagcagcgctacaggcttggggaggagtggctggagagctgccagtcagagagggaccggggtgggggggtgttgattgacagccggctgagcaggagccagcagtgtgcccaggtggccaagaaggccagtggcatcctggcttgtatcagcaatagcgtggccagcagggacagggaagggatctcacccctgtgctcggcactggtgaggccgcccctcgatgagtgggttcagttttgggcccctcactccaaaaaggccattgaatgactcgagcgtgtccagagaagggcaacggagctggtgcagggtctggagcacaggtctgatggggagcggctgagggaactgggggggtttagtctggagaagaggaggctgaggggagacctcatggccctctccaactccctgaaaggagggtgcggagaggggggatgagtctctttaaccaagtaacaagcgataggacaagagggaatggcctcaagctgcgccagggaaggtttagactggatgtcaggaagtatttctttacagaacgggttattaggcagtggaatggattgcccagggaggtggtagagtccccacccctggaggtgtttaagagtagggttgacatagcgctgagagatatggtgtagatgggaactggcagtgttaggttaatggttggactagatgatcttcaaggtcctttccaacctagttgattctgtgattctctgagaaGCTATGCTCACCCAAGATTTGGTTTCAAGTACGTTATAGTCTGTGGCAGTAAGACAGCAGCAATTGTAGGAGGAATCCTCCAGTGACTACTGAGTACCGCAAAAGAGAGCCAACAGATCCCACAGAGCAGCACGGACCCTTGGAAACAGCTGCTTAATGTACCACGTaggaaaagcacaaaaggaaTAGAGCAGTACTTACGTTTACAAAGTCACCTCCTTGGATCATGAAATCCTTTATTACCCTAAAGAAGTAAAACAATACTCAGTTCTCAGTAGACAAATGTCTCAAGAAGCTTCGCACGGGGCAAACAGGAGTTCTGCCTCGCTGCACAGCGACAGTTATCAGCCTCTGTGAATGCTACAGTCTAAAATCTGCAACAAAGCTTAACTACTCGTTGCTGTTGGGTAATTTGGGACCCATTGCTGCTCGAGCAGGGATAGTGATTAGAGGACAGATGCCAGAACGTGATCTCTGACCTGACACCCCAGGCACGGGGGATCCCTCCCAGTGACCCCAGCGTACACACCTGACAGACCCCCAAATGCCCCAGAGCTACACAAGGACGGTATCAGCCAAGACCTACAGATGCCTCCCGGACCAATAATGCCCGAGGCAGCTCTCCAAACCACATCTAGCTCAGGCTGCTACTGCAGTGCCTaaacaaaagcagaggaattaCCTGTGGAAAGTGCTTCCTTTATAACCTATAGGGACACCATCcttcctgcaaggaaaggaaaaggaaaatcattgcAACTTACTGCACATCCCAACACAAAACCCTCCCAGGAATTCAGAGTCCCAAAGGCTTGTCCTACACGTTACTACTGCCTTGATATACCACCCcgtgctgcagcctggctccccgcTGCTGCTACCAGAGGCAAAGGCAAACCTCGAGTGGCCTCTGCCCGCTAAGTGACACGGTTCCCTACAACACCCACACCAGCACCTTTAGGGGATCCCACTGCCATCTGCAGCACGAGCAGGCGGGATTTGCAGACAGGGCTTTTCAGAGCACCCTGAGCACGAACAAAGTCATGCCCAAAGGGAACAATCTGCCACCCCTGCGACGCACCGAGCTCATCACAACTTCGTCAGAGCGGTTTTCTGCAACTCCTTCATGTTGTCCTGGCAGAGTAAGAAACGCTTCCAAGTGAGCCTTCCtcctgctcacccagccctgTTTCTCTGAGTAGGCTACTTTAAAGGACCCCGTAACCCGCTTACCTGAATTCACCCGTACAAAACTGcctgcaagacaaaaaagagagcAGAGCGTGAGGCACATCTGCCCCCGGAGGACACAGAGGGCTGCATTCAGCCAACATGCACTGACTGGTGTGCAGGAGTGCCCTTGCTGCACCGGGGATGACCCCAGTGCCACGGAACCGGCAGCAACTCCTCCCTactgccattttaaaacagactgctctgctgcctgcagttgaGGAGCGCAGATATTTAACACCGAGGCCGTGAGGGGCAGTGAACGTGGAGCAGACCCCGTGTTTCACAGAGAACAGGGTACATCCATCTCTGCCGTGGCAGCGGGACGCCCGAGCGGTGCATCCTTCAGTCAGCGCCAAGAGACCTGCGTGGCCCTGCCGTTAAGGTGCGGCCTTTTCCAAGGGCACCGAGCGCTCGAGAAGCTCCGCAGAGGGAGCAGAGCGGGACCGcagcccttccccttccagccaggTGCCCTTCCCCAGGGGATCGGGGTGCTCACGGCCGCATCTCTCTGGGAACgcagagaggagcaaagcagTGCAGCGCCTCTGGGGGGACTGGCCACTCTGCCACCTGAGCCATTCCTGCGCCCAAAAGTCTTCACAGCCCCCACCCGGGCCGAGCTGCACAAACGCCGCCTGCTCCTCACCTGAAGTTCTCTGCTGTTTTGGGTACGACGTCGGCGAACAGCTCGATCTTCATGCGGCCGACCTCCTGGGGAGACGGGGCCGCATGAGCCCCCTGggcccctcacacacacacacacacacacaccccccccccagcctccccccgccgcaccccccaccccctgccctgcagccctgctgccagcccttccccccgcgcccctgcagccccacagcccccgacTGCCCCGCACCTCCCTCCCGCTGCTCCCCTCCGAGCGCTTTCGGTCGCCCCCCGCCAACCCCACGACCAACACTcgaccccccccgcacccccccacgtCGCTCCTACACCCCCAGGGAACCCCGGCACGTCCCCCCGcccgccacccccctcccggagcccccccgcgagcccccccgctccgggcccccccggctgccccccggcccctgcg
Coding sequences within it:
- the LOC141953928 gene encoding uncharacterized protein LOC141953928, whose product is MHANTSSSALRHVSRHPPGGLRRLGAGTAAGPAPGPPGPAGNALLGPQPPAMPAEGPRCPLPPPALRGSAGLRAQGRPQPRPAPPALPGPEPLPPPLPAALPLPGAARAMAVLASNPTNPVVFFDVTIGGQEVGRMKIELFADVVPKTAENFRQFCTGEFRKDGVPIGYKGSTFHRVIKDFMIQGGDFVNGALLARACSAEPVCLPRRRALQARGGQGSTERAGRWEPWRGGLGQPCAPGDSAPGAVSLGNVACVHAERF